The Pseudomonas azotoformans genome has a segment encoding these proteins:
- the radC gene encoding RadC family protein: MSTRLARIETSDFEADRIAHENQVIDEALHILDRRLFARGPNLTSPDAVASYLKLHLAQQEHEVFGVIFLDARHRVLAFEVLFHGSIDGASVYPRQVVKRSLAHNAAAVIFVHNHPSGCTEPSQADRVLTARLKEALALIEVRVLDHFIVGEGRPLSLAEHGWL; the protein is encoded by the coding sequence ATGAGCACCCGACTCGCACGGATTGAAACCTCGGATTTCGAGGCTGATCGTATCGCTCACGAAAACCAGGTGATCGACGAAGCGCTGCATATTCTGGATCGTCGGCTGTTCGCCCGCGGCCCTAACCTGACGTCGCCTGACGCTGTGGCCTCATACCTAAAACTGCACCTTGCGCAACAAGAGCATGAAGTCTTTGGTGTGATCTTTCTCGATGCCAGACACCGCGTGCTGGCATTCGAAGTCCTCTTTCACGGCAGCATTGATGGAGCCAGCGTTTACCCCCGCCAGGTCGTTAAGCGCTCCCTCGCGCATAACGCTGCGGCCGTCATTTTTGTTCACAACCACCCCTCAGGTTGTACGGAACCCAGCCAGGCGGATCGCGTCTTGACCGCACGGTTGAAGGAGGCCTTGGCCTTGATCGAAGTGCGCGTACTGGATCACTTCATCGTGGGTGAAGGTCGTCCGCTCTCCCTTGCCGAACATGGCTGGCTTTAA
- a CDS encoding DUF5983 family protein produces the protein MNPTSQAPAPAPAPALLMALNPFARGYDNLHIERLLLITYENDCPPCFRPVHDSQAHLPDIELQLFACLFNDDFALISEGQSIPDDLDERCQSTGLVRQMIYAVIGEVLNERHHVGDLYSQKEAQAMVHRLSFETGHYSRAWEISTAHLPEGAMFYLEGWASDSVPRQTGLLFELFALPDCCGIGCKLIGTPWTDENLLNIEGKRYSSLRQEQLDAGTPEVLVNVLYLAALADVRLLIFDPDAAVLNGLAIFDE, from the coding sequence ATGAATCCCACATCCCAAGCCCCAGCCCCAGCCCCAGCCCCAGCCCTGCTGATGGCCTTAAATCCATTTGCTCGCGGTTACGACAACCTTCATATCGAACGGCTGCTACTGATCACCTACGAAAACGACTGCCCTCCCTGCTTTCGACCCGTGCACGACTCACAAGCCCATCTGCCCGACATTGAGCTGCAACTATTCGCCTGTCTGTTCAATGACGATTTCGCCTTGATCAGCGAAGGCCAATCCATTCCGGATGATTTGGATGAACGCTGCCAGTCCACCGGGCTGGTGCGCCAAATGATTTACGCCGTGATTGGCGAGGTGCTCAACGAGCGGCATCACGTCGGCGACCTGTACTCCCAGAAAGAAGCCCAAGCCATGGTCCATCGCTTGAGCTTCGAAACGGGACACTACAGTCGAGCCTGGGAGATCAGTACCGCACACCTTCCTGAAGGAGCGATGTTCTATCTGGAAGGGTGGGCCAGTGACTCCGTTCCGAGGCAAACCGGCCTTTTGTTTGAGCTGTTCGCGTTGCCGGATTGCTGCGGCATCGGTTGCAAGCTGATCGGCACGCCATGGACGGACGAGAACTTGCTGAACATTGAGGGCAAACGTTATTCAAGCTTGAGACAAGAGCAACTCGATGCAGGCACACCGGAAGTCCTAGTCAACGTACTGTATCTGGCGGCATTGGCGGATGTGCGATTGTTGATCTTCGACCCCGACGCTGCCGTCTTGAATGGACTCGCCATTTTTGATGAATAA